The Planococcus donghaensis genome contains a region encoding:
- a CDS encoding ABC-F family ATP-binding cassette domain-containing protein — protein MSHLNITKLTKTVGAKTLFKDVEFSLYPGERAGLIGVNGTGKSTLMSILAGSMDADSVVMDHPKKYQITYLMQEPEFDESLTVLETVFSGNSPILALNRAYENALKNMMVDSSSTQLQDELMDIQEKMEQENAWDINALAKTALSKLGIDMYDQAVGELSGGQRKRVALAKALIEPADLILLDEPTNHLDAVSTEWLQETLLRMGSAMLFVTHDRYFLDAVSTHIFEIADQTMYTHKGNYGDYLENKAIRDEMNASSQQKLENRFRSELKWIRRGAKARSTKQKARIQRFDEIKESVQKENDNTSLELSMQSQRLGKKIIEGKDMGVAYGDKQIFSGFDFLLQGGDRIGIVGPNGAGKSTLMKMLAGELEPTTGKMEYGSTVKIAHFTQHLPEMDESQRMIEYIQETSSDFEAEKGVRLSATQMLERFLFPSNGHGTQIGKLSGGERKRLYLLKLLMEQPNILFLDEPTNDLDIQTLSVLEDFLENFPGVVITISHDRFFLDRIAQKLWTTGTGKIEEYQGLYSEFIKEKNNPVALAEQELVETVVPEPVKTKKKMSYKDQLEYDGILDKIAEAESKIEAREEEMALAGADYDKLQKLTEEVNTLTAEYDALIERWTYLQEIAEA, from the coding sequence ATGAGCCACTTAAATATTACGAAATTAACTAAAACAGTTGGAGCCAAAACATTATTCAAGGATGTTGAATTTTCATTGTATCCTGGAGAACGTGCCGGATTGATCGGCGTAAACGGAACAGGAAAATCAACCTTGATGTCGATATTAGCAGGATCAATGGATGCAGACAGTGTTGTCATGGATCATCCAAAAAAATATCAAATTACGTATTTGATGCAAGAACCTGAATTTGATGAGTCATTAACAGTACTAGAAACAGTATTCTCAGGAAATTCTCCAATTCTCGCATTAAACCGCGCATATGAAAATGCACTAAAAAATATGATGGTTGATTCCAGTTCGACACAACTTCAAGACGAATTGATGGATATTCAAGAAAAAATGGAGCAAGAAAATGCGTGGGACATTAACGCACTTGCTAAAACTGCGTTGTCAAAATTGGGAATTGATATGTACGACCAAGCAGTAGGTGAATTATCAGGTGGTCAGCGCAAACGTGTCGCCCTTGCAAAAGCATTGATCGAACCAGCTGATTTAATACTTCTGGATGAGCCAACCAACCATCTTGATGCTGTTTCAACAGAATGGTTACAAGAAACGCTATTACGTATGGGATCAGCTATGCTTTTCGTAACGCATGATCGCTACTTCTTAGATGCGGTATCTACTCATATTTTCGAAATTGCGGATCAAACGATGTATACGCATAAAGGAAACTATGGCGATTATTTAGAAAACAAAGCCATTCGCGACGAAATGAACGCTTCGTCTCAACAAAAACTTGAAAACCGTTTTCGTTCAGAATTAAAATGGATTCGCCGCGGTGCAAAAGCACGTTCAACCAAACAAAAAGCACGGATTCAACGATTTGACGAAATTAAAGAAAGTGTTCAAAAAGAAAACGACAATACGTCGCTTGAACTATCAATGCAAAGTCAACGTCTTGGTAAGAAAATCATCGAAGGCAAAGATATGGGCGTTGCTTATGGCGACAAACAAATTTTCAGCGGATTTGATTTCCTTCTTCAAGGTGGAGATCGCATTGGAATAGTCGGACCAAACGGAGCTGGTAAATCTACACTAATGAAAATGTTAGCTGGAGAGTTAGAGCCAACAACTGGCAAAATGGAATATGGCAGTACCGTGAAAATTGCTCACTTTACGCAGCATTTGCCTGAAATGGACGAATCACAACGTATGATTGAGTATATTCAAGAAACGTCGAGTGATTTTGAAGCGGAAAAAGGGGTTCGATTATCTGCCACTCAAATGCTTGAGCGTTTCTTGTTTCCATCAAACGGTCATGGTACACAAATTGGCAAATTGTCGGGTGGCGAGCGTAAACGCCTATACTTGTTGAAACTGTTAATGGAACAGCCAAATATTTTATTTTTAGATGAGCCGACAAACGACTTGGATATTCAAACACTTTCTGTGTTAGAAGATTTCTTAGAAAACTTCCCAGGCGTTGTCATCACCATCTCGCATGATCGCTTTTTCTTAGATCGTATCGCACAGAAATTGTGGACAACGGGTACTGGGAAAATCGAAGAATACCAAGGACTGTATTCGGAATTTATAAAAGAAAAAAACAATCCGGTGGCTCTTGCTGAACAAGAGTTAGTGGAAACAGTTGTACCTGAGCCCGTTAAAACGAAAAAAAAGATGAGCTATAAAGATCAACTAGAGTATGATGGCATCTTAGATAAAATCGCTGAAGCTGAATCGAAAATCGAAGCTCGTGAAGAAGAGATGGCTTTGGCGGGAGCAGATTACGATAAATTGCAAAAGCTAACAGAAGAAGTGAATACGTTAACTGCAGAGTATGACGCCTTAATTGAACGATGGACATACCTTCAAGAAATCGCAGAAGCGTGA
- a CDS encoding HD domain-containing protein, with protein sequence MNQEKINQCLKEVKKIYEQFDASHDWQHIERVMKNAKMILAQENADAYIVELAVLLHDVSDPKYKKPDEDLEREILERLNLTDAQRQEIQEVIASVSFKGGNGKPATSIEAKIVQDADRLDAIGAIGIARAFAYGGAKGRKLYDWHEKARTEMTEQEYREAQTSSVTHFYEKLLLLKDQMTTETGKQMAEERHEFMLSFLKQLQTETDGNK encoded by the coding sequence ATGAATCAAGAAAAAATCAATCAATGCTTAAAAGAAGTTAAGAAAATTTATGAGCAGTTTGATGCGAGCCACGACTGGCAGCATATTGAACGCGTCATGAAAAACGCCAAAATGATTTTGGCACAAGAAAACGCTGATGCTTATATCGTTGAGTTGGCGGTGTTGCTACACGATGTTTCAGATCCAAAATACAAAAAGCCGGATGAGGATTTAGAGCGGGAAATATTAGAGCGCCTCAACTTGACTGATGCCCAAAGACAAGAAATACAAGAAGTTATTGCTTCTGTCTCGTTTAAAGGTGGAAACGGTAAGCCTGCAACAAGCATCGAAGCTAAAATTGTTCAAGATGCAGATCGCTTAGATGCAATCGGTGCAATTGGCATTGCGAGAGCTTTTGCATACGGGGGAGCGAAAGGACGTAAACTATACGATTGGCACGAAAAAGCACGAACAGAAATGACCGAGCAGGAATACCGAGAAGCGCAAACAAGCAGTGTTACGCATTTTTACGAAAAGCTTTTATTGCTAAAAGATCAAATGACAACGGAAACTGGTAAGCAGATGGCTGAAGAACGCCATGAATTTATGCTATCCTTTTTAAAGCAACTTCAAACAGAAACGGATGGGAATAAATGA
- a CDS encoding cold-shock protein, with amino-acid sequence MNQGTVKWFNSEKGYGFIEYNDGDDVFVHFTGIQGDGFRTLTEGKTVSFDIIDGNRGPQAANVIEVDSE; translated from the coding sequence ATGAACCAAGGGACAGTAAAATGGTTTAACTCAGAAAAAGGTTACGGATTTATTGAGTATAATGATGGCGATGATGTATTTGTCCATTTTACAGGCATCCAAGGTGACGGGTTTCGTACATTAACTGAAGGCAAAACTGTATCTTTCGATATTATTGATGGCAACCGTGGACCACAGGCTGCAAATGTTATTGAAGTCGATTCGGAATAA
- a CDS encoding zinc-finger domain-containing protein, which yields MKKISIIKEIDDMLTTYCDGCFVKNQLRKDDGKTAAHRFCISNCTVGAQLQFLGNELNKIGTGTNQ from the coding sequence GTGAAGAAAATTTCTATTATAAAAGAAATTGATGACATGCTGACGACTTATTGTGATGGGTGTTTTGTGAAAAACCAACTTCGCAAAGACGATGGAAAAACAGCGGCTCATCGATTTTGCATTAGCAACTGTACAGTAGGTGCACAATTGCAGTTTCTAGGCAATGAACTGAACAAAATCGGAACTGGCACCAACCAATAA
- a CDS encoding queuosine precursor transporter translates to MFNEFWGLGFALFNFVLLLIMYKFFGKTGLFAWVAISTVLANIQVTKTIEIIGLTATLGNSLYASTFLATDILNEKYGKKEAKKAVWLGFSSLLIMVLVMQFGIKFIPADSDFAQSSLETIFGLIPQIAIGSMIAYLASQHLDVIIFEALRKIFPKDSQFWIRNNGSTLLSQLLDTLIFTSIAFWGVFPFDVWLQIFFSTYVLKFIVSILDTPFGYLAKMITPIDEK, encoded by the coding sequence TTGTTTAATGAATTTTGGGGACTTGGCTTTGCCTTGTTCAATTTTGTTCTATTACTAATCATGTATAAGTTTTTCGGGAAAACAGGCTTGTTTGCATGGGTGGCGATTTCAACAGTCCTTGCCAATATTCAAGTTACAAAAACGATTGAAATCATTGGCTTGACTGCTACACTTGGCAACAGTTTGTATGCTTCCACATTTTTAGCAACCGATATTTTAAATGAAAAATACGGCAAAAAAGAAGCAAAAAAAGCGGTATGGCTCGGCTTTTCTTCCCTGCTAATCATGGTGCTAGTGATGCAATTTGGCATTAAGTTTATACCCGCGGACAGTGATTTTGCACAAAGCTCTTTAGAAACGATTTTTGGGCTTATTCCGCAAATTGCTATCGGCAGCATGATTGCTTATCTAGCTAGTCAACATCTAGACGTGATCATCTTCGAGGCGCTTCGCAAAATTTTTCCGAAAGATAGTCAATTTTGGATTCGCAATAACGGTTCTACTTTATTAAGCCAATTATTAGATACGTTAATTTTTACTTCGATTGCATTTTGGGGAGTATTTCCCTTTGATGTATGGCTCCAAATTTTCTTCTCAACTTATGTGTTGAAGTTTATTGTTTCTATTCTAGATACGCCATTCGGCTATTTAGCAAAAATGATTACGCCCATTGACGAAAAGTAG
- a CDS encoding ribonuclease HI family protein, with protein MLEVFVDAASAGTPQVSAVGVFIRGEGHVIHWSEYVGEMDNHTAEFTALVKGLELAKELAPHMISIKSDSQVTVDAFERRFIKNPKFKPLLERALEIGDQFEYCFIKWIPDSQNRAADALARTELRAHK; from the coding sequence ATGTTAGAAGTGTTTGTAGACGCCGCAAGTGCTGGCACGCCCCAAGTAAGTGCTGTTGGTGTTTTTATTCGCGGGGAAGGTCATGTTATTCACTGGAGCGAGTATGTGGGTGAAATGGACAATCACACTGCGGAATTTACGGCGCTCGTTAAAGGTTTGGAGCTTGCCAAAGAATTGGCGCCTCACATGATTTCGATCAAATCAGATTCACAAGTAACGGTTGATGCATTTGAAAGACGGTTTATTAAAAACCCGAAATTCAAACCTTTACTGGAACGCGCGTTAGAAATTGGCGATCAATTTGAGTATTGCTTTATAAAATGGATTCCGGACTCTCAAAACCGTGCGGCGGACGCCCTTGCAAGAACTGAACTTCGTGCACATAAATAA
- a CDS encoding PQQ-dependent sugar dehydrogenase: MKKILIASLSLLFLAGCNNSAADPEKATAPFEEIATGLETPWAINKLGNEFYISERTGNVAYIDEDGTVTHQPVNFSDKLSGASEAGFLGFVLKQNFETSQEAYGYYVYERNGKDFNKIITLVLENGEWQESQVLLEGIPTGNVHHGGRLALDKDGTLFATVGDASTPELAQDLGSVNGKILKLNSSDEFEIYSSGHRNPQGITWDEDIMYASEHGQSANDELNIIEEGNNYGWPTIEGTATENELESPFFTTGSDDTWAPSGIAMHDGFLYVAALRGTAIKVVNPENAEVTDSIEGFGRVRDVLSDGDSLYFITNNTDGRGTPADDDDKLYKLNE; encoded by the coding sequence ATGAAAAAGATTTTAATAGCTTCACTGTCGTTATTGTTTTTAGCCGGTTGCAACAATTCAGCTGCGGACCCCGAAAAAGCAACGGCACCTTTTGAAGAAATTGCCACAGGATTAGAGACACCATGGGCAATTAACAAATTGGGTAATGAATTTTATATTTCAGAGCGAACTGGCAACGTCGCTTATATTGATGAAGATGGTACAGTGACACATCAACCAGTTAACTTTTCGGATAAACTTTCCGGTGCATCAGAAGCTGGCTTTTTAGGATTTGTCTTAAAACAAAATTTTGAAACCAGCCAAGAAGCGTATGGTTATTATGTTTACGAACGCAACGGCAAAGATTTCAATAAAATTATCACACTTGTGTTAGAAAATGGTGAATGGCAAGAAAGCCAAGTTTTACTAGAAGGCATTCCAACGGGCAATGTTCATCACGGCGGCCGTTTAGCATTAGATAAAGACGGCACACTTTTTGCAACGGTTGGCGATGCCTCTACTCCAGAGCTTGCTCAAGACTTAGGCTCCGTGAATGGCAAAATTTTAAAGCTCAATTCTTCCGATGAATTTGAAATTTACTCATCAGGTCACCGAAATCCTCAAGGAATTACATGGGACGAAGACATCATGTACGCTTCTGAACACGGACAATCGGCTAATGATGAACTTAATATTATAGAAGAAGGTAATAATTACGGATGGCCAACCATTGAAGGCACTGCCACTGAAAATGAATTAGAATCTCCATTTTTCACTACCGGCTCAGATGACACTTGGGCTCCGAGTGGCATTGCGATGCACGACGGGTTCCTATATGTGGCTGCACTTCGTGGTACTGCCATAAAAGTAGTGAATCCTGAAAATGCTGAAGTGACAGATTCGATTGAAGGCTTTGGGCGTGTTCGAGATGTGTTGTCGGATGGAGACTCGCTTTACTTTATAACCAACAATACCGACGGCCGCGGTACACCAGCGGACGACGATGATAAGCTATATAAATTGAATGAATAA
- a CDS encoding GNAT family N-acetyltransferase, giving the protein MEFRQLTIKDTQAYYDLRIEALTNNPDAFATRLEDALTRPIEKTAQNLAMKNAFTFGAFAEGRLLGNVTLMRNLAPMLHHRGAVLAVYVTPSERGKGLASHLMHQLLEFAKTLQGLERLDLAVATENKAAIALYEKLGFEKYGTDPRAMKTPEKYIDENLMVKFL; this is encoded by the coding sequence ATGGAATTTCGCCAACTCACCATTAAAGATACGCAAGCGTATTATGACTTACGGATTGAAGCTTTAACAAACAATCCAGATGCGTTTGCAACAAGACTAGAAGATGCGCTAACAAGGCCAATTGAAAAAACGGCACAAAATTTGGCGATGAAAAATGCTTTTACATTTGGCGCGTTTGCGGAAGGCAGATTGCTGGGGAATGTTACTTTAATGCGAAATTTAGCTCCGATGTTACACCATCGTGGTGCTGTTCTTGCAGTCTATGTAACACCAAGTGAAAGAGGCAAAGGGTTGGCCAGTCATTTAATGCACCAACTTCTAGAGTTTGCCAAAACTTTGCAAGGTCTAGAACGTTTAGATTTAGCGGTCGCAACTGAAAACAAGGCAGCTATCGCCTTGTATGAAAAACTTGGTTTTGAAAAATACGGAACAGACCCACGAGCGATGAAAACACCTGAAAAATATATTGATGAAAACCTGATGGTGAAGTTCTTATAG
- a CDS encoding S66 family peptidase — MIRYPATTIKKIGVTAPSSGVGSEHHALLKQAIKRQEQNGFTFVTGDTAWTQNLAKSAPAKKRADELMEMMTDPTIDLILPPWGGELLIEILEYLDFSKMQPKWILGYSDLSVLLLAFTLKTGIATAHGTNLIDLRGEQSDETTGRWLSILQTGAKGSVAQSSSTLYQKEWNHSVPSPVVFHLSEPTVWKTVSGGEENFSGRLLGGCIDVIRHLIGTSFGDVQNFKKEHIPGEPVVWFLENCELPVADLKRSLTQMKYAGWFDHCTGIIFGRSPANEPTQEYTVEKMYEDLSEELDVPIAYDIDLGHVPPQLTFINGAYAEVRVASGKGTITQQFI, encoded by the coding sequence ATCCTGCAACAACTATTAAGAAAATTGGAGTGACTGCGCCGTCATCAGGAGTGGGCAGTGAACATCACGCGCTATTAAAACAAGCAATCAAAAGACAAGAACAAAACGGCTTTACATTTGTGACGGGTGATACTGCTTGGACTCAAAACTTGGCAAAATCTGCACCTGCTAAAAAGCGTGCCGATGAGTTGATGGAAATGATGACGGATCCGACTATTGATCTGATTCTGCCGCCATGGGGTGGGGAATTGCTGATTGAAATATTGGAATACCTGGATTTTTCGAAAATGCAGCCAAAATGGATTCTAGGGTATTCAGATCTTAGTGTCCTATTACTAGCTTTTACATTAAAAACAGGAATCGCCACAGCACACGGTACTAACTTGATCGACTTGCGTGGTGAACAAAGTGACGAAACTACAGGTCGCTGGTTATCGATTTTACAAACCGGGGCAAAGGGCTCTGTTGCCCAAAGTTCATCTACGTTGTATCAAAAAGAGTGGAATCATTCGGTTCCATCTCCTGTCGTGTTTCATTTGAGTGAACCGACTGTATGGAAAACCGTTTCTGGAGGGGAAGAAAACTTCTCAGGCCGACTGTTAGGCGGCTGCATTGATGTAATTCGCCATTTGATCGGAACTTCTTTTGGCGATGTTCAAAATTTCAAGAAAGAACATATTCCAGGAGAACCCGTTGTTTGGTTTTTGGAAAATTGCGAGTTGCCTGTAGCAGATTTAAAAAGGTCACTAACCCAAATGAAGTATGCAGGTTGGTTTGATCATTGTACCGGCATCATTTTTGGTCGAAGTCCTGCAAATGAGCCAACCCAAGAATATACGGTGGAGAAAATGTATGAGGACTTATCAGAAGAACTTGATGTGCCGATTGCTTACGATATTGACTTAGGGCATGTACCGCCACAACTCACCTTTATTAACGGGGCGTATGCAGAAGTTCGAGTGGCAAGTGGAAAAGGAACTATCACACAGCAATTTATATAA